TTGGGAAACCCGCCATCGCGAGGATCTCCCCTGTCTGGGGGTCCATGACAATCCCTGTGCAAGATTTTGCACGATACCCCCGACAGGCCTGCTCAAGTTCCGTCTCAAGTGTAAATTGAATCGATTTATTCAGGGTGAGCCAGAGGTCAAAAGGTCCTTTAGAATCTTTCTTGATTGCGCCCGGGAGTTCAAGCCGATGCCCACGCGCATCCTGATACGTATTCGACTCTGTTTCATGCTGGTTTAGAAAACGATCGTAGGCAAGTTCCATCCCTCCGAGTCCTTGCCCATCAATGCCGACAATGCCCAGAATCTGGCTCGCCAATTCCTTATTCGGATAGAATCGTTTCGCCTCATTGACCCATTCCACCCCTGTCTCTTCCTCCCCTGTCTTGAGAAGATTCGCTTCCTTGGGGGTCAGATGTCTTTTGACCCAGACATATTTTTTCTCTGAGCTCACCTTGGCAATGAGTTGCTCATAAGGGATAGAGAGTGTTCGAGAGAGACTCAAGGCGAGCTGTTTGGGTGCTGCCAACTTCGATGGCCTGATCGCAAGAGAATAAGTAGGAACGCTGACCCCAAGCTCCTCTCCCCTGGAATCATAAATCGTCCCCCGAGGACGGGCGACCTGAAGTCGGGCCTTGTATTGATTGATTGCCAGACGCTGAAGCCTCGGATCAGGAGCCATATGAAGGGTGAGACACCGGTAAACAAGCAGGGCGAATCCGGACGTCAAAAGAAGAATAACGCCTGCCGTACGTCTGCGAATTTTTGATCGGGTTTCACTGCTATAGAAGATTTTTCTCTGTCTCATGTCATGGAGCTCGATAAGTAATCAGGGTTACCTGCTTTTCCGGAGGTCTTTTGAGTCCTAATCTGGAGGCCACTTTTCCCAGGCGAGCGGGCGAGCGAAGCGTCGCGACTTCCAGCTTCAGGGAATGATGTTCGCCTTGGAGCTCTTCCCCTTGTTCCATAAGGCGTCGGATTTCATAACCGGTTTCAACCACCCGAACACGCGTCCAGACATGAAGAAGGGCAAAGACAAAAACGACACTCAAGAAATAAGCGGCTGTTTTCAAAGTCCTTCGTTTGCGGACTCGTTGCGCCCCGATGATGCCGTTCTGTGTCCGATATATTTTTGTCATAACTCCAAAACTCTCCTTCAAGATGTCGAGAATGGCTTAGATACTAGGCAGGTCGACGAGGAGCGACGCAGGCGTACTTGCTGTGGTACGTCGAGGAGCATCCGAGGAGACCAACGAAGTAGATAAGCCATTATCGACATCTTTCACAATACCGGAGCCGGGCTGAGCGAGAACGGGGATTCGTCGCAAGCTCCCGCTCAACCGGCCGAATCGGCTTCCGGGTTAAAATTTTTACCTTCCCTTCACGTTGAAATTGACGAAGGGACCTCTTCACGAGACGATCTTCCAGAGAATGATAGGCAAGAAAAACTCCCCTTCCTCCCGGACGAAGCAGATCGGGGAAGAAAGACAAAAAACTTTTGAGACGTTCCAATTCATGATTCACCGCAATCCTCAAAGCCTGGAAAACACGGGTTGCAGGATGAATCCGCATGCGCCGACCGCCCGGAAACAGATCCTCAATCAAAGAAGCGAGATCGCGTGTCGTCCGGAGAGGTCGTCTCCGCCTCGTCTCGGCAATCGCCCGGGCGATCCTCACTGCCTGAGGCTCCTCTCCCCAATCCCGAAAGATCTTCACAAGCTCCCGTTCCGGAAGACGCGAGACCAACTGGGCCGCTGTTTCATGTTGTGATAAATCCATGCGCATATCCAAAGCCCCTTCCCTCAAAAAACTGAAACCGCGTTCCGGTCTGTCCAACTGCAAGGAAGAAACCCCAAGGTCGATCAGGAGGCCATCAACGGCGCCTGGTCCTGCCCCTAGCCCTGATAAAATCTCCGGCAGGTCTTCGTAGTGCCCCAAGACGAATTGAACCTGCCCTTCGTAGGATTCCAGGCGCCGTCGGGCGATCGAAAGAATCTCTTCGTCACAATCAACCCCAATCAGCTTCCCCTCTCCTCCCAGCTTCTCAAGGATCGCTGCCGCATGCCCACCGGCCCCGAGGGTGGCATCCACGTAAAGACCACCAGGCCGTGGCGCCAATCCCTGGATCACTTCCTCAACAAGGACCGGCTGATGAGGCGTATCCATCCTCAAAACTCAAGATCGCATCGGCCAATGAATCATAAGTCCTGAAATAGCTGTCGACCCCAGCTACCTTCAAAATGTTCCGATGATAATCACTGACGTTGGCAAATTTGATTTCCCCTTGCAGTGTATGAGAAGCGACCGCGATCGAGGCAAGATCCGTCAGGATCTTGTAATTGATATGTTCCACCTCGCCAAAATCGAGGACGATTTTCACCCATTGTCTGCGGATCAGGCGGGCGAGGCTCCGCATCAATTGATGTCCTTCGAACATATCGAGATCGCCCGAGAGATCAAAAACCGAGATGTCGGCAATTTTTTGGTACATTAAAGTCCTAAGTCAGCGAGCTTGTCTCCCATAGAGCCCAAGTCGCCTTCTGCCTGTTCAAAAACCTTGCGCC
This genomic stretch from Deltaproteobacteria bacterium harbors:
- the rsmH gene encoding 16S rRNA (cytosine(1402)-N(4))-methyltransferase RsmH, with product MDTPHQPVLVEEVIQGLAPRPGGLYVDATLGAGGHAAAILEKLGGEGKLIGVDCDEEILSIARRRLESYEGQVQFVLGHYEDLPEILSGLGAGPGAVDGLLIDLGVSSLQLDRPERGFSFLREGALDMRMDLSQHETAAQLVSRLPERELVKIFRDWGEEPQAVRIARAIAETRRRRPLRTTRDLASLIEDLFPGGRRMRIHPATRVFQALRIAVNHELERLKSFLSFFPDLLRPGGRGVFLAYHSLEDRLVKRSLRQFQREGKVKILTRKPIRPVERELATNPRSRSARLRYCERCR
- a CDS encoding cell division protein FtsL, with the translated sequence MTKIYRTQNGIIGAQRVRKRRTLKTAAYFLSVVFVFALLHVWTRVRVVETGYEIRRLMEQGEELQGEHHSLKLEVATLRSPARLGKVASRLGLKRPPEKQVTLITYRAP
- a CDS encoding STAS domain-containing protein, whose translation is MYQKIADISVFDLSGDLDMFEGHQLMRSLARLIRRQWVKIVLDFGEVEHINYKILTDLASIAVASHTLQGEIKFANVSDYHRNILKVAGVDSYFRTYDSLADAILSFEDGYASSAGPC